TGTAAGGCACATTGTTCTCCGGCGGAGGCAAAGCTTGGAACTCCGACTCCGGCGTCTCACCGGATAAATCAATGTCATACACTCTTGACCTGTTCGGGTACAGCAACCCGAAATGTCTCTCCGTCCCCGGACCCGGTTTATTGTTCTCATTAAACAAGGCGAATAAGAACGATGGAAGAATCGAACCCGGTCGAGCCGGAGTCCCAACCGCCGGTTTTCTCATAACTTTCTTCACAAAATTCCGATTGTAAGTTGCCGCGTTGAAAGGATTGGCCCCAATCTGGTCAATATCACCTCCATTGGGCCAACCCGTTTCCGCGACGAAGATCCGAATACCCGGAAACCCGAGTTTCTCCATGGCGAAATACACCGCGTCCACCATCTGGTCAAATAGGTTAGTGTAAACCAAACCCGAACCCGGATCCGAAACCGTGATGTTCTTCTTCTTAGCCCGAAACAGCGCGTAATCAAGGTCAATGTTGACCGGGTCGGAGGCCCAAGCAAAAAACGGGTACACGTCGAGGAAGAAGAACGACTTGGTGTGGTTCAAGAATTGTAGCATGGGTTTCATGACCCGACCCGATATATCCTCACGAAACGCACCGTTTGAGGGTGGGAACGAGGATCCCAGAACGTCCATGGCGGAGGGAGTTCCGACTTTGACCTTGTGGATCCCGAAGGCGGTGAGGGAGCGTTTGATACGGCGCATCGCGGGGACGAGGTGGGGCCAGGTTTCGTTGGTGGTGGAGCTGATGACTTCGTTGCCGACGAGGAGGTAGCGGATGAGGGTGTGTGGGAGGAAGGGTACGACGTTGGTGTGGACCCATTGGTCGGAGAAGGTTTGGTTGGTGGAGATGTTGGAGATGATTTCGTTGGGCACCATGATTGAAACTTGGAGGTTGGTGTTCTTGAGAGAGTTTAGGATTTCTGGGTTTGCGTCGTAGATTTTGACGCGTTTGGCTTTGAGGGATTTGATGAGCTCAGCTGATTTTCGCGGTGGTGGAAGGTTGCTGCCTAGTTGGCCGTAGCAGATTCCTGGTTGTGATGAGAATGCTGCTGcacctgaagaagaagaagaagaagaagaagaagaagaagaagaagaagaagaagaagaagaagaacatgttagtgaacagaacaaaacaaaacaaaacaaaacaaaaccagtAGAAAGTAGAAAAAAAACGAGGTTTTCTTACTTGATGTGTTGAAAACCATGGAGAATACTAACATTGCAGTGAGAAGAGCAATAGACATTTTGTTGAAACAGAGGTTGGATCCCTAATTCCCTATACCATGGACAGTTTTGCTCTGTTTTCTACTCTGTTACTCCCTCCACTTGGCACAATGTGTCTGTGTTTAGATCAACCTATGAACTAGAAACAATGTTGGTGAGGGAAGATAAAATAGAAGGTGAGTGTTTCAGAGAAGGGAATGGATATGCATATGCTTGGAGAGTGGAAGAGTGTGAGGTTGTAGTTGTAGGAAATGATCATTAATGAGTTGAACAACGGCAACTTCGTGGATTTTGCAGTTGGGTGGGAATATTTAACTTTTTCTCTTTATTGCAAAAGGTGAAAATAAGAGGAATCTAGTGAAAAAGGTGGGGCCGGGGTCTCCTTTTTAAGCTCAAGTATAGAGCAAAGTAAGCATTTGGTTTGGTGAGTTTCTATGAAGCaagatgatggtgataattAACATAGTGAGTCTGAAAAGGTTTACACCGTACCTGTATCTGTATGCcataaagagaaagagaagaagctAGCCGTTTGAGAGATAAAAAAAGGGTCATGTGCGTTCAGCTTAGTGCATAGTTTCCGAGGACCTTTGTGCTGGAAACTGGAAAGTAAGTAGAAAGATATTGATGCGGATTAATGCCTCATGATCCCATTAGTCCTTTCACCGACATTTTTTCCCCAAAGGTTTAGGCTTTTCTGTTTCTTGCTTATGATAGATTTTGCTTAATTGAAAACTTTCAACAATTTGCTCAAATGGAAGCATTACATATTGGGGCATATATTTCTCATCAAAATGGATCAAAtaagtttgaaatttttttaatgagcAAAGGGTAATGTGTAATGAACAATTTAAATGGACTTCCAAGTTGGTTTGGTTTAATTTTGACATTCAATACAATCATGGAAAGGAGAATATTGTGACTAATGCCTTGTCTTATGATGTATTATGCTTTAACTATTTGGTGGCAAAATGAGTTAGGGGAATGAGAACACGAGGTCCATAATGATCTGAATTTGCAGAAAATTATTCAAACCTAATTTCAGATTCTTCCTCTCATCCTGGATATGTTTTTTAACATGGTAGATTGTTTTACAAAGGGTGTTTGGTCATTCCAAAGAATTCTGCAAAGATACCCTTGCGGCCTTGCTAATGGCAGAGTTTCATAATTCTTTATATGGGGCCATTATTCTGGTTTCCATAGAACTTTTACAAGGGTAGCGGGGGTGGTCTATTGGGAAGGCATGAGGAAGGTTATTCACATTTGTGAGGTCTGTGAAAGAAATAAATATGAGACCTTTCAGGACTCTTACAACCTCTACCCATTCCCACTCAATTATGGACATATGTGTTTATGGATTTTATAGGGTCTTTGCCAAGAACCAAAGGGAAAGAAACTATCTTGGTGGTTATTGATGGATTGACCAAATATACTCATTTTTTCTCTTGGGGCACCCTTACACAGCCTTAGATCAGATGTGACAGCTATATACGTGAAAGGCATAATTAAACTTCATGGGTTCTTCTTCCGTAGTCTTGGAAATAGTCCTTATCTTTATGAGCCAGTTGTAGAAAGAGCTTTTCAGGAGGGTTGGTACTAAATTGAATTTTCTACTGCCTATCATCCTCAATCATATGGGCAAACTTAAGTGGCTAACCGCTGTTTGGAAACATACTTAAGGTGTTTGACAGGAACTAAAACTAAGAGTTGGCCAGATCTGTTGCCCTAGGCAGAGTTGTAGTTTAACACTAATTACAATGTCTCTTCTAAGATGGCTCCCTTCAAGGCATTATACGGCAGGATCCTCTGGGTATTTTGAAAGGTTCTACTATTCCTTCAAAGGTGGATGAGGTTAATAAACTGACAAGAGACAAAGATGTGTTGCTCAAGGAATTAATGGATAATCTACTTAAGGCTCAAGATAAAATGAAGGTTCGGGCAAATAAACATAAGAGGGGAAGTGGAGTTTCAAGTGGGGGGGATTGGGTTTACCTTAAGTTGCAACCCTATAAGCTTCAAAATTTGGCTTAGAGGAAGAACTAGAAGCTGAGTCCTCGATTTTATGGACCTTTTCAAATTACAGGCGAATTGGAAGTTGCGGCCTATACATTTTGATCTTCCACCTTAGAGTCGGGTGCATCTTGTATTTTATGTGTCCTTGCTTAAGAAGTCAGTTCCAAGTCTTGGAGAATCTCAAACTTTGCCACTTATGTTGTCTGAAGACATGATTTTGCATGTGCAACCAATTTCAGTTCTGTTTTACCGGGAAACTTCAGTTGGAGGTTGAGAGGTATTGATGTAATGGCAAGATTTGCCTCCTTGTGAGAATAGTTGGGAAGATTTCAATACTGTTTTTCCATCTCtgcaccttgaggacaaggtgattGTCGGGGTGGGGGGGAGGGTTGATGTTATTAGTCATAAAGGAAGGCCATAAATAACAAAAGTCTATCAGAGGAGGGGAAACGAGAGAGTCAGTTAGTAATGCCATGTGGGCATATAGGATTTTCTAACTGTTGGGGGAACCGAGTTAAAggtttttataaataattggGTTAGTTTTGCTAgggagttagttagttagttatggACTTCAAAATTGTGGAGAGTTGAGATTCTCAAATTCCATAACAACCTATATACGTTGCCTAAATTCCCAAGGGATTAGGATTCCTGAGCAATAGCAATCGATTCAATTATTCACGATAGATTGGTTCAAACAAAAAGAATTTGACTAGTTAATTTCAGTTTGACGTTCACTTTCGTCTTAATAAATCAAGCTTCATTGAGGCTTGTTTAAACAAGTCAAATAAATAAGCGACAAGCCTCACTTGAGATGTGTTTGAGTTTTTGTGCACTTTTATCTCATTCAAATATAAGTATGAGTCTCTTTTGATGCGTGTTTGACTTTCCTGACCATATCACCACACAAACCATCATTTAACAAATATTTTCTAAATTGTActatttttacaattttttttacattacttAAAAGAACCTCTCACTCAAAAGAATATTTTCCTTCATAGTTATGATTTATACACACTTCCGCCCATTTTTtacctttattttctatttatttctctcttctttttcaatTAAATCACTTATTGACACCTCATAGACAAAAGATTATTCTATTCTTTAATCTTTCCTTAGCCTATGGAACTCTCTAGAACCTCTTAGTCTCCCTATTGTTAACTCATCTTCCTTCTTTCTGTACGACTTCAATTTCCGCTACTCTGTGCGATGGAAGAAGTGATGGACATACCCCCAATGGAGGCGATGAACGAGGACTTCGATCTCCCCGAAGACAAGGTGGGCGAGGAGAGAGAGATCGGCAACAGTGGTCTCAGGAAGAAGCTCCTCAAGGAAGGTCAAGGTTGGGAAACCCCTGAAGTCGGCGACGAAGTCCAAGGTAGTACAAACAATCTCCGTGTTCTTCTCCTTCATTTTaggatttttgtttgttttgatttaatttgaggtttttgtgtTTGATTGATAGTTCACTACACGGGGACCTTGCTTGACGGGTCGAAATTCGATTCAAGCCGCGACAGGGATGCTCCTTTCTCCTTCACGCTCGGACAGGGTCGGTAACGTCATTCAActattatttttccttttttttttatgtatattGTGAACTGAATTGTGAGTGTGTGAGACTCTGAGTATGAAGTTTGTGAAAGTAAAAGATTCATGGGACATCACATTTGCTCAATAATAATGCTTCGTGGTATACCCCATTTTGGAGATAGGAAGAGAATAGGGataactgattttttttttataggcaaatgttagttgttagtaatgttagtaaattagtcctcctcATGGTTtgaaccctggacccttcaccctctCGAACCCTTATgttccctagctcttaccacttgagctaactttCGGGGACGAATAGGGATAACTGATatatgtgatatatgatgtgatgtaACACGATGATGGATTGAGAGAAAAAATGGTATTTGTGGGTGTAGATACTGATTTTCATTCTCAACCGAGACCGTTTTGCTTAACGAGGGGAAAAGGGTTTAATGTAGGTTCATGGGATTGGGAAGTTAGTGTACTTTGGTAAAACACTAATTTATTCACAACTGATTTTATTTCCATCTCCAAGCAGAGAGATAAAGAAGTGAATCAAAAGAAAAGGAATAAATTGGGATGCAAGAGAAAATAAATGTGAATGTATCAAATTGTTTTGTATATATGTCATGGTAAGtgtatatttataattttgtaTGGAAGATTTTTGAGGGGTAAGTGAGCAGGGgataaatttttcaaataaatatctttaagaaaagaaataaattcGTAAATTAGTATTTATTTTGATATGCTTATACATTTTTTTTgcataatattatataattccATGAATTGGAAAGTAAAATGTTTACCCTTGTTAAACCTTCAATACAAAAATGGGTTGATTGAGAGGACAGTTTTTGGATTTTGAATAAATACTTTCTACTTTGAGTACTATTGTTTAGAATGAAAGTTATAAAATGATAAATCAACATTATGCCCTAATCATTTATCTATTATGATAAAcattatataattatttaatttgaaaatagcaattttttcttttaattgttTTCTTCCAGAACCCTTATTTTTTGGGAGGAGGTGTTTTGAAGCGAAAGAGAGGAAATGGAAAAAATTTCATTATAaattaatattcttaatttaataATTGTGTAGGATGAAAAATATAGAATGATAGTAGATTATTAAAACTAATATTTTAATTCTCTATGTACTGTTATGAATATTATATTATTGTCTTAACCCCCTCCGAACAACCCTAAGGGCTAAGAGTATTGTTAGTCAAGAAGCATTTTATACATTATTACATGCTtccatttattaaaaaaaaaaataagtatgGGACGGAATTTAGTGCTTTCAATCAAATAAATGCTTTTGTTTTCATTAAGTATCTTTTTCTTATTTAAGTAGTATTCTAGGGATAGGTTTTAGCATTCCCATTTCATTAAACATGCCAAGTTCGGCATGATGTGTCGCTAaagtgaaattattttttatcgaAAATGACGATCTAAGCATTTTTTTGGTGTGGTTTGTTCAGTGCCCAGTATACGTAACAGGGAGTCAGTGTATTTCTTTTGTATGTTGAAAACATATGCTAAACCATGGCCTTCTTCCACACTGGCTTAACCAGTGCTTTATCAACATTGAGAGGTTCTGCATCTGCTATGAAAGCTAAAAGCTGCAGTAATTCCCCTTCATCAGTCACAGCATGATCTGGTGCTGTTTGAAATTGTGAATATCTCTCTGGCCTATTTCTTTGTCTTTGAGGTCTTTGATCGTGTTCAATTTCTTCTGGCACAACTTCTGGAATCGGTTCAGGTGCAGGAATGTCTTCAGTTTCACTTGAATTATCAAACATGTCAATCTGAACCCTTCTCAAACTGGTTTCACCCTTTTTCCAGTCCCACTGCTCATCTTCAAGCAACTTATTTTCAGCACTAAACAGCTGAAAATAAGCATCCTTCATGATCACAGTGTATCCCTTTTCCACAAGTTGCCCACAGCTCAATAAATTGCATTCATGTCAGGCACATAGAAAACATTCTCTGTTACTGCAGTTTTTCCATCCTTGGTGTGAATCACCACATTGTCTTTGCCTTCCACCTTCAAGGTTCTACCATCAGCAAACTTCACTTTCCTGATCCTTGAATCATCAAACTCTACCAGCCAATCTTTGTGGCTGGTCATGTGGTTGGAACACCCTGAATCAAGGTACCAATTGTCAATTCCAGATTCAGAACTTGTGTAGTTGTGACCATGAGGGAAATTGGATCTTCATCTGAGTCCTCTCTTGCTGCATAGGCTTCCTTCTCATCATTCTTCTGCCTTCCTTTTCCAGAACGACACTCATTATGAAATTCAATTTTATGCATGGTTTGCCCTTTTTGGCCTCGTTTGAGAAAACAAATCCCTTTCGTTGGACTAGGTTATCCTTCTTTTATTAGATTGATTTCTGAATCCTTATTTGAGGTATCTAAATTTTGATCAGTCACACGATTCAGAATCGTATGGAACTGTATATGCTGACATACCTGTTCGTTGTCAAACTGGGAGTTTATGTAAACACATAAGAGCTAACTCATGCAAAAGTTAAATTAAAAGAACCCCGATAGTGATGAaaacattaataaaattaaaaatattcttAACTAGCCAAATCAAACAATGACAAACTAATAATAACAAGTTAAAGTTATACACAAAATGACTAAACATAAGTTAActggaaaaaaattaacacaaatTTCCAAGGTAAAAGACTGAAAAACTTTAAACAAGAGCAAGTTCATGATCTTCGAGTAAGAGTAAAAATATAACTATTATATGTTCCTCTGGATATCTGATTATCAATTCATAATTTGAAATTAAGAAGAATTTATATGACATAAGATTCCAAATCATGGTTTGTAGACAATTTTAGAAATATTGCACCAGCTCACTCTTGTGTGCAACAAGCAAAGGAATATTAGAGAATAGAAGGAAAGGGACAAAGCG
This is a stretch of genomic DNA from Lotus japonicus ecotype B-129 chromosome 1, LjGifu_v1.2. It encodes these proteins:
- the LOC130729396 gene encoding probable glucan endo-1,3-beta-glucosidase A6, with the protein product MSIALLTAMLVFSMVFNTSSAAAFSSQPGICYGQLGSNLPPPRKSAELIKSLKAKRVKIYDANPEILNSLKNTNLQVSIMVPNEIISNISTNQTFSDQWVHTNVVPFLPHTLIRYLLVGNEVISSTTNETWPHLVPAMRRIKRSLTAFGIHKVKVGTPSAMDVLGSSFPPSNGAFREDISGRVMKPMLQFLNHTKSFFFLDVYPFFAWASDPVNIDLDYALFRAKKKNITVSDPGSGLVYTNLFDQMVDAVYFAMEKLGFPGIRIFVAETGWPNGGDIDQIGANPFNAATYNRNFVKKVMRKPAVGTPARPGSILPSFLFALFNENNKPGPGTERHFGLLYPNRSRVYDIDLSGETPESEFQALPPPENNVPYKGKIWCVAERGGNVTALAAALSYACSQGNHTCDKIRPGKACSRPDSLFWHASYAFSSYWSQFKKLGGTCYFNGLATQTAKDPSYGSCKFPSVTL